The DNA region GCGTCAGGGCCAGCTGCTGCTCCGCGAGCGAAAGCTCACCATGCAGGGCGACCACTTCGACGTGTTCGTCGCGCCGCTCGATCAGGCCCCGGGCTCGCTCGATCTCGCGACGGCCCGGGAGAAACGCGAGCACGTCGCCATCATTCTCCGCGAGCGCCTGCACCACGGCGCGTGCGAGGTGCTGCTCCGTCGTCTCCTGCACGCGTGCGGCGACGTGCTCGATACGGACAGGAAAACTCCGGCCCGGGCTGCTGATCCTCGGCGCATCGAACCATTGCGCGATCCGCTCGCCGTCCAGCGTGGCCGACATCACCATCAGGCGCAGATCCGGACGAAGACCGGCCTGCACATCCAGGGCGAGCGCCGCGCCGAGGTCGCCCGCCAGATGACGCTCGTGGAATTCGTCGAACAGAATGGCGCCGATGCCGTCGAGCGAGGGATCGTCCTGAATCATGCGACTGAGGATGCCCTCGGTCACTACTTCGATCCGCGTCCGGGGGCCGGTACGGGACTCGAAGCGGATCCGGTATCCGACGGTACCGCCCACGTCTTCGCCCAGCTGGGCCGCCATGAACGATGCCGCCGCGCGCGCCGCGATACGGCGCGGCTCGAGCATGATGATGCGCTGCCCCGCCAGCCATGGCGCGTGCAGCAGCGCAAGGGGCACCTGCGTGGTCTTACCGGCGCCGGGAGGCGCCTCGAGCACGAGCCGGGGCCGCCGATCGAGCGAGGCGACGATCTCGGGCAGCAGCGGCGAAATGGGAAACGAGGAAGTCATGCGCCGGCTATGGTACGCAAGCCGGCGCCGGATCGTGCGTTTCGTCAGCCGCCTTCCACGGTACGCGTTCCCGCAGGCGCGATGGCGGAGGCTTCCAATGGCCGCAACGCGCGGAACGACCGCCGGTAATCGTCGAGCACCCGCCTGGCTTCCATGCCGTTCGCGATCACCCGGGGGGTGATCAGCACGACCAGTTCCGTCCGCCGACCGGTGGTTTCCTTGTTGCGAAACAGTGCACCCAGCAGGGGGATGCGTGACAGGCCCGGCACGCCCACGGTCGACTGCGTGTCCAGCTCCCGAATGAGGCCACCTAGGAGGACGGTCTGTCCGCTCTGCACGGCGACCTGTGTGGTCAGTTTGCGCTTCATGATGGGAAGATTGGGACCGGTTGCCGTGCGGTCCGCGCGGCTGACCTCCTGTTGCACGTCCATGTACACCAGACCACCGGGATTGATCCGGGGCCGCACGTCGAGAATCACGCCCGTGTCCTTGTATTCCACCTGGCCGACCATGTTGCCGCTGCCGGCGGCGGTATTGACGTAGGTCTGCGTGACCGGCAGCTGGTCGCCCACCTGGATGCGCGCCTTGCGATTGTTGACGACGACCAGCGAGGGAGCGGACAGGATCTTGGTCTTGCCGGACTGCTCCATGGCCCGGAGCTTCACGCTCAGTTCGTTGTTGACGAACGAATAGAAGAGCGCATCCGGTCGCGCCTGCATGGCGTCGAGCGCGCCACCCAGCGCCCATTGCTGCTTGTTGCCCGGTTGGGTTACGGCACCGTTTCCGCCCGCCAGCCCTTCGAGGTACCACTGGACGCCGAAACGGAACTCGTCACTCAACGCCACTTCGAGGATTCGCGTCTCGATCTGCACCTGAAGCGGGACCGCATCGAGGCGCTCGATCGCCTTGCGCACATCGGCCCATTCCGAGGGACGGGCGCGGACCATCAGCTGGTTGTTCGCGTCGATCGCGGTCACGCGTATGCCGTTCGCCGCGGGACCCGCCGAGGATGGCGAAGGTACCGAAGGCGGCTGGTAGAAGTCCTTGTCGTCGGCGCCCGTTCCGCCGAACGCATCCGACGTATCGCCGCTGTCGTCGCCCAATGCACCCGTACCCAGACCCGGAGCGACCCGCCCTCCCGCATCGCCGTCGACCGCGGCACCGAAGACACCGGCAATGTACCGGGCGACATCGGACGCGGGCAGGTTGCGAAGATCGTAGACGAACAGACGCGGCTCGTTGCCACCACCGCCGTCGATGCGCGCAATCCATTCGCCCACGCGGGCCACGTGTTCCTCGCGCGTACCGATCACGACGAGACTACCCGTGCGCGCGACGGGAATGAAGCGGATGAGCCCGGCCACGGGGGCGCCGCTGCTGGCGCCGAACACGGATTCGAGTGCAGGCAGCAGCTCGTTGACCGACGCGTTCTTCAGGCTGAACACGCCGACCGACATGCCGCCGACCCAGTCGACGTCGAAGGTGTCTATGGTCGCCTGATAGTTGGCGAGTTCGTCCGGCGTGCCCGACAGGACGAGGACATTGCGTGCCGGGTCGGCAAGCAGGACGGCCTCCGGCAGCACGAACGGCGCAAGCAGCTTGGCCATTTCGGGAGCGGAGACATAACGCAGGGCATACAGGCGGGCGGACATGCCCGCAGCGGGCGCACCCGCTTTCAGATGGGGCACCAGATGCCCCGCCACCGCCTGCCCCGCCGGAAGAACGTTGTAGCGTCCATGCTCATGAACGAGGGCATTCCCCGTCCAGGACAGGAGGGTTTCGAGAATGGGCAGGGCTTCGTCACGCGCGACCGGTTGCGCGGTGGAGAAGGAGATCGTGCCTCTTACGCCAGGGAGCACCGCGTAGTTCGCCTCGAGCAGATCGCCGAGAATCGCCTTGACCACGGCCTCGACGGGTTGATCCTCGAAATTGAACGTCACCGCACCGCTGCCCTTCGCCGCCGCGCGTGGCGAGCGCAGCGCCTGCGGGTGAACGAAGCGACCGCTGCCCGCGTGGATTTCCGTCGACGCCGCGGTGCCGACGGTGCCATCCGTCTGGTTGGCGTCGTCGAGTGGCAACGGCGCGGGCACCGGCTTGTCGGTTCCCGCCATCGCTTCGCGTTCAAGCGCGACCGAAGCCATGCGCGATGAATGCGAGGCGCAGCCGACCATCAGCAGGGCCGATAAGGTGGCCGCGCCGAGTGTGGATGGTTTCATGTGCTGCTGCTCCTTCCTTGGGGGCGCGTGGTGCGCCCGCTACTGCGAGTCCTGTGCCTGCTGGCGCTGTTGTTGCTGTTCCATGCGGCGCTTCTGCACCGCCTGCTTCAGTGCTTCGATGCGTGCACGCTGCAAGGCGTCGTCATCCTGTCGCGGCGGCGACTGTCGTGCACCGGCATCGACCGGGTGCGGAAGCGCCGGACCGGTCATGCCCGACGACTGGGATGGTTCCACACGCATCGCCCCCGGTGGCAAGGGCTGAACCGGCGTCGCCTGCGGCGGCTGACCGGGGCCGTTTCCGGGTCGCCTGGCGTCCTTGGCGAGCGCATCGGGCGCGCTCACTTTGAGCGTGAGTTCGCGGTGCTCGCCACCGTTGTCGAATATGGCGCTGCGCGGCGTGAGCGACGCGAGCGTCCAGTGGCCTTCGGCCAGCGGTGAGCCCTCTTTTACGCGGACGGTGACATCCTTGCCCTTGTCGCGCAGCAGCGCCATGCGCAAGCCGGGCGTCACGATGATGCCCGTGAGTTCGAGGTCGCCGATGTTGCTGGCGTTGTCGTCGTCACCCGCGGCCGCGACCGGCTTGCGATCGGCCATGAACAAAGGACGCTGCCAGACCTCGGCAAACCGTACGAGCGGCACGGGCGTGGGCATCGCCACAGGGCGGGTCGCGGGCAGCGGCTGCGGGCCGGCGGGATCGTCCCAGCGAACGCCACGACCCACGCCTGCCGCGAGGACACAAAGTACGCCCACGAGGACGATGACGACACCACCCAGCACGGGTGTCAGACGACGCTGGCCGGCCGCATTCATGTCGCCGCCTTTGCCGTGCGGGCGGCATGGATGTAACCGGATACGGTGAACTGAACTTCCATGGGCGCCGCGCCGCCGGCGCGTGCCGCGACCGGGTTCCGGTAGATGCTGAAGTCCTCGATGAAGAGATACGGCGTGGCGTTTTCGATGTCGTGGATCACGGCCGTCATGGGCTGCATCTGGCAGCGAAGGCTGATGTTCACGGTGACCTTGCGGTAGGGGTCGCTCGCTTTTTCCTGACTCGGAACCGGCATTTTCTGGACCACGTCGCAGGCACCGTCTTCCTTGTGCGCCGCGGCGACGTCGACGATGCGCTGCATCAACCCGGCGGCGGCGGCGTTGGTGTCGTCGCCCGGCAGGAAGGCATCGCTGTGCGTCTGTCCCTGCTCGAGCGAGGCCAGACGCTTTTCGAGCTGCGGGCGCTCGGCGATGGCCGCCGCGTAACGCCTCTGCGTGTCACGAAGGTCGTCCATTTCGTCGGCCATGGCGGACTGCGGCGCCACGAACCACCAATGGATGAAAAGGAAATACGCGATCGCCAGGACCACGATCGCGAGAAGGATGGCGGCGACGCGGGATTCAGCGGGCTTCATGCGCACGGGGTGCCTCCTTCGCGCTGGTCGAAGCCGCTGCGACGGTTGTGCCGCCGGCCGGCGCGGATGCGCTGCCTGCACGCGCGGGGTGAGCCACGGCGGGGACTGTTTCCGGTTTCGGAATCAGTGCCTTCGCCTGCATGTAGAAGCGCTCCTTGCCGGAGGTGGGGTCGGCCTGGATGGTTCCCTGGAAACTCGGGTCGCCGATGCTGCGCGCGCCCTTGAGGGCATCGATGAGCCGTGCCGCCTGAGGACTCTGACCCTGGAAGCCCAGCTGACCGCTGGCATTGAGCGTAAAGCGTTCGAGCCAGGTGTCATCCGGCAGGCGCTGGGTGAGCTCCTCGAGCACGGGAAGCACCGCGGCCGTCTCCGTCTTGCGACGGGCCAGGAAACCCGAGGCACCCGCGCTGTCCGTGAGTTTCTGGCGCAAGGCCTTCACCCGCCGCGCATCGCTTTCCATTCCTTCGACTTCGGCACGCATCGCCTCGAGCGAGAGATGACGGTTGTGCAGCCACATCGCCATGACGCCGAGCGTCAGCAGAGCGATGGCCGCGACGAGAAAGAGATTGAGACGGCCTCGGCGATCGACGCGGCGCGGAGCGCGTGCCGGTGGGAGAAGATCGACACCGGCCAGATCGTATCCGTCCGCGACATCGACGCGGTCCGGCGCGATGCCGAGCACGGCGAGTTCGTCCAGCAGGGGATCCAGCGCGCTGCGAGGCGTGGCGGCGAGCTCGGCCACGAAGCGGCCCTCCGCGCCGGCCGCGCCGAGATCGCGCACACCGAAATGGATCTCCTCCGCCCGGAAAGGGGTCTGCCTGTCGAGATCGAAACCGACCACCTGACGCAGGTTGTCGCGCGCCGCGATCGGCAGGACGAGGCGGCGACGCAGGACCTGCGCCGCGGGCAAAACGAGGGCGACGCGCCGGTCGGCGGGATCGGCTTCGGCCAGCGCCTTCGCCAGGAGGGCGGTCCGATGCTCGGTCGTATCCATGTCGGCCGCCTCGGCCACGGCGAAACCCTCGCCGGCGCGACGCAACGACCAGCTGTCATCGTGTCGTTCGACCGCATACCAGCGTTCGCCACCGGCGAAGGTATCGCGCCAGCGCGCGGGCATCAGCGCCGACAGCTCGCCACCCCACCAGCGCAGGAACCCTGGCAGCGCGCTGCCTCGCCAGGCGCGGCGAAGTCGCTCGATCTGCAACTGGGAGGCGTCCTGCAAAGCGGTCATTCCTCGTCTCCTTCGCGCCAACGCAGTACGGCGTAGGGCTGATTTCCTGATCTTATCCCACGCAGTCGGATCGTCGATGTAAGGGAACTCCTGGTTCCGTCGTCAAGGATCGCCTGCGCACGTATCGTGTGCGTGACACCGTTGCCACCCGCCGCGGCCGCACCCGTGGCCTGCCCTCGCGCCGAGAGGATCGCCGTCGCGCCGGCGCTGCCGAGACCGGGGATCGCCGCCAGAGCGAGTGGCTGCGCGTGTTCGGTGTTGGGCCGTTCGCGACCCGACCAGATGGTCAGAACCGGGGCGACCTGCGCCCAGAGCTGCGCATCCATACCGAGCACCATGCGCCCCTCTTCCACCGTCGCGAAGGGCCCGTTGCGAGGGCCGTAGCCCAGGCCCGCCGCTTCATACTGTGGTTGCTTCGCGCCGTTGGGCAGCGCCGCATCGCCCGCGCGGCGCCAGTCCTGGATGGCCGCCGAGAGGTGGCTCGCCTTGTCGTCGTTCGCACCCGCCGCTTTGAACAGCCCTGTCAGGACGTCATCGGAAGCCGCGTTGAGATCGACCTTCCCATCTTCGTCGACGATGGTGAGGGTGACCTTCGCGTCGTCGAATTCGAAGAGGTAAGGACGACCGTCCGCCACCCACCGCGAATCGATGTCCGTGGACTGCAGCGCCTGAATGGCCCGGATCACACCGGCCTCCGCCGCGTAGTGCGCGCGCGTCTGAGCGAATTGATAGCGGGCCTGCAGGCCCTCGGTACGGGCCAGCGCCGCGAAGCCGCCAAGCATGATGGCCAGGAGCGTGCAGCCCCACAGCACGATGAGCAGCGCGACGCCGCGTTGCCTTACGTCCATCATCGGATCACCGGCCCGCGCGTTCCGCGCGTCAGGGAAAAGCCGTTGCGCGATGCCGTCGGATCGAGACGGATGGGCGCGACCAGTGTGGGAAAGGCGACGTTGCCGCCGACGTCGAGCGCCAGACGGACAAGGGAAGGCGTACGCCGGGTATCGTCCCAGCTCTCCTGCCAGTCACCTGGCTGGTTCTTGTCGTCCATGCCGCGGTAACTGAAGGCGCCTTTGCGAATGCCGCGAAGCAACACCTCGGGTTCGCCGATCGGCCTGGGCTCACCGCCGTTGGGCGGCAGGAGCGAAAGCGCGACTTCGAGACGATAGCCATCGTTGCCGTCGCGCACCAGCGACACGGCCTGCAGTTGCGGTCCGAGTCGTGAAAGGTATCCCGGCATGGGTGCGACGAAGCGCAGCGTCGTCGCGTCGCCGGAAAAAACGATCGGATCGCCGTCGTCGGTTTCAGCAAAGGGAACGATCAGCGCCTGGGCGATCTCGGTGCGCAGGTAGCCCTGGGCGGAACGGATCTCGTCCATGCGCTGGATGGCTTCGCTACCGCTGCGGACGATGCGCGACGCCGTACTGATGCCCGAATACACACCGAGCAGGACGATGGTCAGCAGCGCGAGCGCCGCCAGTACTTCCATGAGGCTGAAGCCACGCTGCCGCGTCATGGCTGTCCCTCCTGCCCCGAGCCGCCCATGCGCAGCGTGGAGAACCGCGCGTGCCGCTCACTGCCCTCCGGCCCCCACATGACGTCGAGGTCGATGCGATAGATCACGGCCGCGGCCATGGCGCCATCCGGCACCGGACGGGCACCGGGGACCTGATAACGGCTGACGTTCATCCGCCAGCGATAGGTGTCGTCGATGCGGCCCTCGCTGTCACCCTCGCGTATCGGGTCCATGACGAACGCGCCGTCGAGCAGCGAACGGGCACGCAGCGCGGCCTGGGTTCGCTCGTTGGCGCGTGCCGTCAGGCTCATCGAACTGCCCGCCACCTGCATCAGCGCCGCGAAGGCGATGGCAAGCACGGCGATGGCGGCGATGACTTCGAGCAGACTGAAACCATTCTGTCGGTCTATGCGCTTCATCGCGTGTCCACGACCTGGATGGCGCCGGTCAGCCACGCGACGTTGACGTGCCACTCGCGTGCGCCACGCTTGAGCGTGATGCGACCTCCGGTGGAACTGCCGTCGGGAAAGAAGCGGATACGCCCGGTGGTCGCGTTGGCCTGGTCTTCGCGGGCGCTGGTGATCGACACGCGCATGTCCCAGGGTAGCCGCACGTCGCCTTTGCCAGGCGCACGATAGGTGGCCGCCGAGGTGTCGACTTCGAGCGCCAGGCTTTCGCCTTTCACGATCGACTGCGCCCGCGTCCAGCGCAGCGCCGCCGCGAGTTCACCGCTGGCCGCGTTGACGCGAGCGCTGGCAAGCCCCTGGGTCACCGGGATTGAGACGGCCGCCGCCGCGATCCCGATCAGGAGGATTACGGCCAGCATCTCGAACAGCGTGAATCCGCGCGTGCGCATGGCCGTTATCCGTCCGTCCTGCCGGATTACTGCCAGTTGCCGTAGTCGGCCGAGTAGCCGTCGCCGCCCGCCTTGCCGTCCTGCCCATAGAACACGAGGTCGAAGCTGCCGTGCTCACCCGGGTAGCGATAGCCGAACGGATGACCCCAGGGATCCTTCAGATCGGATTCCTTGGCATACGGTCCTTGCCAGTTTTGTGCATCGGCCGGCTTGGTGGTGAGGTCGTCGAGACTGTGCGGCGGGCTGCCGTTGTCGAGGGCGTAGTTTTCGAT from Luteibacter mycovicinus includes:
- the gspM gene encoding type II secretion system protein GspM — translated: MKPAESRVAAILLAIVVLAIAYFLFIHWWFVAPQSAMADEMDDLRDTQRRYAAAIAERPQLEKRLASLEQGQTHSDAFLPGDDTNAAAAGLMQRIVDVAAAHKEDGACDVVQKMPVPSQEKASDPYRKVTVNISLRCQMQPMTAVIHDIENATPYLFIEDFSIYRNPVAARAGGAAPMEVQFTVSGYIHAARTAKAAT
- a CDS encoding prepilin-type N-terminal cleavage/methylation domain-containing protein, coding for MKRIDRQNGFSLLEVIAAIAVLAIAFAALMQVAGSSMSLTARANERTQAALRARSLLDGAFVMDPIREGDSEGRIDDTYRWRMNVSRYQVPGARPVPDGAMAAAVIYRIDLDVMWGPEGSERHARFSTLRMGGSGQEGQP
- a CDS encoding general secretion pathway protein GspK codes for the protein MMDVRQRGVALLIVLWGCTLLAIMLGGFAALARTEGLQARYQFAQTRAHYAAEAGVIRAIQALQSTDIDSRWVADGRPYLFEFDDAKVTLTIVDEDGKVDLNAASDDVLTGLFKAAGANDDKASHLSAAIQDWRRAGDAALPNGAKQPQYEAAGLGYGPRNGPFATVEEGRMVLGMDAQLWAQVAPVLTIWSGRERPNTEHAQPLALAAIPGLGSAGATAILSARGQATGAAAAGGNGVTHTIRAQAILDDGTRSSLTSTIRLRGIRSGNQPYAVLRWREGDEE
- the gspG gene encoding type II secretion system major pseudopilin GspG, with product MRVNRTLRHSHARGFTLLEMLAVIVLIGIIGAIVVTQVGKNVDKGKYGAGKAQVTTLGQKIENYALDNGSPPHSLDDLTTKPADAQNWQGPYAKESDLKDPWGHPFGYRYPGEHGSFDLVFYGQDGKAGGDGYSADYGNWQ
- a CDS encoding prepilin-type N-terminal cleavage/methylation domain-containing protein codes for the protein MTRQRGFSLMEVLAALALLTIVLLGVYSGISTASRIVRSGSEAIQRMDEIRSAQGYLRTEIAQALIVPFAETDDGDPIVFSGDATTLRFVAPMPGYLSRLGPQLQAVSLVRDGNDGYRLEVALSLLPPNGGEPRPIGEPEVLLRGIRKGAFSYRGMDDKNQPGDWQESWDDTRRTPSLVRLALDVGGNVAFPTLVAPIRLDPTASRNGFSLTRGTRGPVIR
- a CDS encoding GspH/FimT family pseudopilin, with the translated sequence MRTRGFTLFEMLAVILLIGIAAAAVSIPVTQGLASARVNAASGELAAALRWTRAQSIVKGESLALEVDTSAATYRAPGKGDVRLPWDMRVSITSAREDQANATTGRIRFFPDGSSTGGRITLKRGAREWHVNVAWLTGAIQVVDTR
- a CDS encoding PilN domain-containing protein, whose amino-acid sequence is MTALQDASQLQIERLRRAWRGSALPGFLRWWGGELSALMPARWRDTFAGGERWYAVERHDDSWSLRRAGEGFAVAEAADMDTTEHRTALLAKALAEADPADRRVALVLPAAQVLRRRLVLPIAARDNLRQVVGFDLDRQTPFRAEEIHFGVRDLGAAGAEGRFVAELAATPRSALDPLLDELAVLGIAPDRVDVADGYDLAGVDLLPPARAPRRVDRRGRLNLFLVAAIALLTLGVMAMWLHNRHLSLEAMRAEVEGMESDARRVKALRQKLTDSAGASGFLARRKTETAAVLPVLEELTQRLPDDTWLERFTLNASGQLGFQGQSPQAARLIDALKGARSIGDPSFQGTIQADPTSGKERFYMQAKALIPKPETVPAVAHPARAGSASAPAGGTTVAAASTSAKEAPRAHEAR
- the gspD gene encoding type II secretion system secretin GspD; its protein translation is MKPSTLGAATLSALLMVGCASHSSRMASVALEREAMAGTDKPVPAPLPLDDANQTDGTVGTAASTEIHAGSGRFVHPQALRSPRAAAKGSGAVTFNFEDQPVEAVVKAILGDLLEANYAVLPGVRGTISFSTAQPVARDEALPILETLLSWTGNALVHEHGRYNVLPAGQAVAGHLVPHLKAGAPAAGMSARLYALRYVSAPEMAKLLAPFVLPEAVLLADPARNVLVLSGTPDELANYQATIDTFDVDWVGGMSVGVFSLKNASVNELLPALESVFGASSGAPVAGLIRFIPVARTGSLVVIGTREEHVARVGEWIARIDGGGGNEPRLFVYDLRNLPASDVARYIAGVFGAAVDGDAGGRVAPGLGTGALGDDSGDTSDAFGGTGADDKDFYQPPSVPSPSSAGPAANGIRVTAIDANNQLMVRARPSEWADVRKAIERLDAVPLQVQIETRILEVALSDEFRFGVQWYLEGLAGGNGAVTQPGNKQQWALGGALDAMQARPDALFYSFVNNELSVKLRAMEQSGKTKILSAPSLVVVNNRKARIQVGDQLPVTQTYVNTAAGSGNMVGQVEYKDTGVILDVRPRINPGGLVYMDVQQEVSRADRTATGPNLPIMKRKLTTQVAVQSGQTVLLGGLIRELDTQSTVGVPGLSRIPLLGALFRNKETTGRRTELVVLITPRVIANGMEARRVLDDYRRSFRALRPLEASAIAPAGTRTVEGG